In Juglans regia cultivar Chandler chromosome 13, Walnut 2.0, whole genome shotgun sequence, the DNA window GTCATTTAGTTTGATTAATCAGAACGAGTTCATTTACATCATATTACTGCGGAACTAAAATGAAAAGGTAAAAATGGCAGCCTATTACTTGAAGCACTTCCTGTTTCTTCATTCCACTTCCTGTATTTCTTTGGTCAGTTATGATTGTCTATTTGAAGTACTTCAATGGTTTAATTTGGCACATAGGGATAGACTGTGTTTCTGGGAGCCTGAAACTTATTGCTCTCGAATGCTTCCCCgatcttaaaaacaaaaaaatccactCGAAGTTCGTCACGGAATAATGAAAAGTAGACTGATCAGCAGCATATACCATAATAAGATTCTCCaggtctttttgttttttccattcaaatagtaataattttttacatgaaTGATCCCATGAATACCTTTGCCTAGCTAGTTGAGGGGTCTTCTCTGCATGGTTAAATTAGATATGCCCTACCTGAGGGTCTCATAGGTATTGTGCTCGGTCTTTTTCACTTGATTTGCTTGTATTTTATTgtgagttttgtttttcttgcagGTTTCCACATCTTTTGTGTGTTGTGACTTATGCTAAATGTCTTTCTTTTGGCCGTGTACTTGGACTATATGAATATAATGGTTTTGATGTCTAGGTTCTGAATTTTATAGATTAAATGTACCTCCCAGGTGTCGtgtttgtaaccacggttttcctcttTCACAAGTGAGGGCAATCAATACAATAGGGACACAATCTTATCTCACAGCCTACAGGAGCTGGATTTGCTCCCTTTAAGATTCATTTCTGATAGAAAAAGGTCTAATCCCACCAGTAATATTGTTCAACATGATCATAGAATCAGTTCGATTATATCAATCATTcgaaaatttcttttctttttggattcATGGAGAACTGGTTTTGGTCTTGCACTTAACCTACCTCGAAATCTCCACTGGCAGGACCAGAAACACTTTCATCACCTTTGAACTAGTAAAACCCTCTTATTTATTAAGCTcaggtaaaaataaataacactgGAGCCATCAGCGCGCGGCTTCCAGTTCCCACACAAAGGACCCCTTTGTTTtaggcttttgttttttttcctctttgtttAATAAACTTTCCCAATTTACTTGGCCATTGGAGTTGTTCTCGGCTGCAATGGCCAAGTAAATTTGGATGCTTCATTCATAAAACTTGGTCATTTGAGTTGGTGTGgcataaaacattttccattAAAACTTGAGAATTTTACTGATGTTTTACATGTTGTCATATTGAGATTGTAGAAGCAGGCTATCAGGGCAAGCTATACACGTACAGCATGTTTATTTGATTTTCCAAAGATTCTGAATCTCAGATCTCATATGTCATTCCAACCCTTACGAGCCTAGCGTGGGGAATAGCCAGAACTTTCTCCCCCTGCCTaaaattttttctcaagaaaCTATAGGCATGATTGACGACTATCTTCTTCAAGAAGGATGCTTTCTGTTCTGCCACAACTTCTGCTTCTCCAAGGAGGTAAACCACACCATTCTCCATCGCTTTTTGGACAAACTGCATCTCCTCTTCAACTCCCTGGATTGGAACAGAGACAATTCGGTTAGAAGAATTTGTCGATTTAGCTGCATTGACCGACTGAATGGAATTAGACCCGGATGAAACCCCAGATGGATTAGGCAGTTGTAGTGATTCCTCAGTGTGAACAGCTGATCCTCTTGCTTTTCCATCTTTCACCAATAGAGAAGAATGCTGGAGGTTCACTGGTTCAGCAATTTGTTCAGTGGTTCCTTCCTCAAGCATGAAGTGTTCATGGCGGATGAATTCTTTCAACTGTTCCACTAGCTGCCTCTCAAACTCCTCAGGTTCCTCGATCACATCATTATAGCCATACCTCACCACACAGCGGAACATGTGATATTCCCTCGGCTCAACTTGCCGGAACAGAAATCTCTCCTCCACTACAACTTTGCTAATCGGGAGGGACTTAATTGAGACACACACTAGAACAGAATGGATAGATGGTATATTAGAGATGAAGTGGGGAAATATTGGAGGAATACCCTGTACAAGCTCGGAGTACAGGAATCCCATTCCTGGCACCCGTTTTATATTTGGGTTGACAGCCAATTCTTTGATGAATTCACTAGAAACCTTGTTCCTGAGCTCAAACATGTATCTTTCTTTGTGTACATAATGCCAAATCGCCATGATTGTCATTAGGACAAGCGCAAATACCAATGGAAGGAACCCACCTTGCGTAAACTTGTACAGGACAGATGATAGATAAATCCCCTCTATGGAAGCAAACACCACAAAGAAGAGAGCAATCTTCCATATCCTCGTCTTCCAGATAACAAGCATGATTAGAGAAAGCAAACTGGTTGTGATCAACATTACAGTAACCACAGCAATTCCTGcattcattataattataaaaagtatcatttttaaTTCCGTCCCCAGTTTCCTTTAAGAATGTTAATCTTACCATATGCATTGCCGATCTTGTCAGTAGTCTTGAAGGCCACAGTGACTATAACACAAGCAATCATGAGAAAGTAGTTGGCCTCGGGGATGTAAACCTGGCCCTCATACTTTGCAGAGGTATGAACAACCTTAATTCTAGGAAAACAACCTAGATTTTGCGACTGAGAGAGAATTGCAAATGCCCCAGATATCATAGCTTGGCTGGCTATAATGGCAGCAGCTACTGCAACAACGAAGGTTGGCCAGTATATTCGGTCTGGATCGAGTACCAGTTAACTTACATCAGTTGAATATTGCTCAGAAAACACAATTGTAATAACccgaaaaatattttcttagagaTTGGATCCACACATATATGCTGAGAGAAAAAAACACTAAACCTGGTATGGAGTCGTAGAAAGTATTGTACACGTTCCCGGGGAATTTCCTGAGGTATGCTGCTTGCCCACTATATGCAGTTAGTAATGCAGGAAACGTAATGCAAGAGAAACTGATCTGCAATAATATCATGGtgaaaaattattgattttgtcTATCATGCTAAGCTTGAATAAGTAGAACGGCTGGTTTAAGAGAACAGAACCTTGGTCATGGAAGTAGAAATTCGTTAAGGAGTACATATGAAAGAATTTACGCAAATCAGCTAGGCTAAGAAAAGAATGGCACTAATGCATGCGCCTTGCACTTGGCCATCAGCGCAAGTGCTAGGCCTCGATGTGTACGAGGGATATATGGCTGGTAATTCAAAGAAATGGGGGAAACCCATTTGACTGTGGCGTTTGATGGTTTTGTTAAAGTTTAGGGACATGAGTTGGAAAGACTTGCCGGAAGCCGGAAGCAGGAAGCCGGAAGCCGGAAGCCGGCTGAGCTGCCCCGCCGCCGAAGCCTcccttttatacaaattttaattttaattgttcaAGTTTTTAGCGAGTGTAATTTAACGTGTGCCTGTGCATTTGatcatgtaataaaaaaaaaaaaaagaagtgtcaTCACTGTCATGTTTTGAAGGTACTTACTGAtggttgtataaaaaaatttttattcttttaaacgaaaaaaaaaaccatatattcAAGGTGCATCCCtcaaactgaaaaagaaaataaaagactaTTGTATCTGCTTACTTGGACTGCTTGAACATTGAAGTGACCCAGATCTGCAAACATGGCCTCGGTCCCTGATTTATATCACTAGTCAGATAAAGAATCCAAGCCAGACGGTagaaattaatgtataaacaacatttaaaaaaaaaaaaaaaacacgtacTGTAACACTCACCTGTAATGCACAGAAAAACTCCACCAAGGGAAATCCATCCTCGTTTCCCATTTCTTTTGAGGTAATCAATTATGTATGCTGGATTGAAAGCACGTAAAACTCCAACCTCATATTTGAACAAGTTGTGAAGACCAATGCCACTGATGACCAAAAACCACAAGAAGATGATTGGGGCAAACGAAAACCCCACTTTATCTGTTCCGAATCGTTGAACAGAAAACAGAACTATCAAGATTGCCACTGAAATCCCCACAACAGCATCTGGATCGAAGCATGTTTAGTACGTCAGAGATAATAATCTAAAGAACTTTCTAGTTCGCCCATAAAAGAATGATAAACATATAACATAGTACCTGTGCCTAGCGAGTGTATCCCATCCACCGCAGAAagaactgcatgcatgcaaaacCCATTTGTTAAATGTTACAGATAACATGTTTAGGCTTGTACTGTCTTCATCAAGTCCGAGATTTTACTGTCAAACTGACCTGAAATGGATGGAGTAAGAATCCCATCTCCAATTACCATGGAAGTTCCCATGATGGTGACAATGAAAAGCAAAATTTGTGCAGTTTTGCTATTCTCAAGCTTTTCCTTAATCTTCGAAGCCAGTCTCGACTGGTTGGATGGTGTTTCAAGTCTGTAGTTGGATAGCTCCCTGTCCTCTGGCTCCTGATTTGGAATCAAGCTCACCTTTGCATACCGGCACAACAAGGAATACAGTGCAAACGTCCCACCTATAAATTAATACCTTGCAAGGAGTCAGAAgatcagaaatatatataggatcCAAAGACTGCATATTAAAACAGGAATTAAGGAAGCTGAAGCGATTTCTTTTCTTACCGTCCCCGTTGTCATTGGCCCACAACACAATAAAGACATACTTCAGCATGGCTATGAACGCTATGGTGTAGATGATAAGGGACAAGACACCAAGAATGTCGTCTTGGTGTTGAATACCATCGGCGAAAGTGCTTTTGTACACATAAAGTGGAGACGTCCCTATGTCCCCATATATCACCCCTATGCTCTGAAATGCTAAACTCAACGTCCTCTTCCAACTAACCTGCTTCACACCAAACCCACCAAGCCgaagttgataaaaaaataaaaaaaaaagaatcactCAAGAACTTGATGACTGATGAGTTTCAAAGCCCCATGAGGCATAAATCAAAAGAGCAAAAGAAACGCTATGACATTAACATGGAAAGAGACCTTGGAGGCATGGCTTTGAGAAGATGAAACCCTTCCAGCCTCTATATTCAAGGAGTCCACCCGGCGCAGCTTCGCCCACGATATCTTTCGTTCTTTCATGTTCTTCCCCACAGCTGTTGTTTCTATTCCTTCATTTGTTTCCGTTTCTCTCGTCTCCATCTCTTTCTGATCTGCCATCGTTTGGTATTCTTTGTGCTTCTGATCCAGTGATGGCCAGGTTTTTACCAGTGCTTTGCTGCCAGCTTCATGAGTCTTTATATATAGGCGCTGATGTCAAACATGCTTGtgttttatatatcatatatgtttggtttgattttttgttttgtcttttttgcCAGTGAGTTTATTGCATTTTGCAGAAAGTCCTCATGATCGCTGATCAAAGTCAGAATGGAGCCTTGTCCTCACTTGGATGATCTGAAGATTCATAAGATTAGTAGCTTTgacaatttcatatttttaattccaACAAGTGTAGGAATGAATCGGCATGATCTCATTGCTCGGAGTCGGAATCAATTCTTTTGCTTATATTTGgaggaaattttattttagttttcgtCACTTAGAAAAGTAGTCTTTCCTCCCATCCATCTCCGGATTCCAAATACCACCGGGTCTTAATCATAGTAGACGTACCTGTTATacggaaaataaataataataatgagatacACATGAGGTTCAAGATGTACAACATTccatcgattttttttttatttaattaaaagacTATCATAAAAgagtatgaaaattttattttattttattttttctgacgtggagtctatttttttttataaaaaatttaaataaaatttgtgcattaaaaaaaacacctcTTTTGTCTAGCTCCAATCTGACTATCtcaattagaaataaaaataaataaataaatcttacaatatttattaatcttcgtataaatatttcaaacaataataaataagtaataaatataaattttagaatatgtGTATAagagatgatatttttaattttaaaatatgtaagtatGATGCATCCTCTCTGAATAAAGTAATTAAATCtagaatatatatgaaaaaatcaatCTATTAATGATGGACtctataatttaaagaaaatgcacaaaatttacGTATCTTATATAACAGTACGGGAaaatatttccattttcttttttacaagtCTGTTAATTATGTACTATTAATTTAGCTTTTGGGATGAAGGTTCCGACACATGGATGAGCTATAtcagtttggttttttttttttttttaagtttagtgGATCCTTAATTACGAATATACATCATCAATTGTATTATAAAATCTCATAATCCACTTTCCATTATATTATCATTCgttttgttttgcataatgCAACcccaaatctaaaatatttttccaacaaaaaagattaatttaagaattaaaaatcatttgcattattcaaactaatttcaGAGTTCTTCTCATTCCAATATTCGATGACATGGCAAGTAGTAGTtagtttggatactgagaatgtttcagaatatatataaataataataaaatattgagttttaaaaaatgagaaaaaatttaaataaaaatattataaagttagaaattttgtttaatattatttttatttgataatttgagaaagttataataattatgtaataattagatgaaaaatatgaagatttgaaattaaaaagtgttttgtgcttgtgtgatatttgaaaatgaaatattttagaatatctaaaaagagtaatgctatataaaataatgagttgTGCAAATGTCACACAttcctttcaaaaaataatagagtctactgttaaaaaatgagaaattatatttgtgatTATGGAATGCGCAACAGCGCAAGCGTTGcgtactccttttgaaaaataagaaaatatgagacttgtatgaaaaattaattttttaataatgaactctactttttttcaaaattaatgtGTGGTGCTTGCACAAATCAtaactgtatctagtattacttttaaaaaaattaattatttcatgtaatctcatatttactccattttttttaaatttgttaaaaatgaGTACACGGTGTTTGTGTAttctataattacaaatataatttttcatatgaaaatatttaagaataattgtGTTTCCAAAGGGATCCTTAATCTATTCGTTTATCTCACCggcctctatatatatatataatatctctcACAAGTCTCAACTATATATTCATTTCTATTTATCTATCaaattttaatgcatttttcaACGTCTGAATGTGGAGTAGTTTATCTCCAATTATTGCAATAATTTTTCCATTTGattatgatgaaaatgcatgaaagcgatctgaataataataataataataaaccattAATCTACCTCTAATAATTGCAATTGTGATCAATACAATAACATTAATTAGGAGAAATGAGAACCAATAATGCCTTAAAATAAACCACCAAATTAAGGTCAGCTATAGTTTGAAACATTCAATTACGCGGAATCTCAGCATTTTTTAACGCTTCTGCTATTATTATGCAAACtgtaatatactaatacatcATCACCTAAACCTTTCATTTACGGCACTGattattctgatttttttcctttcctctttgGAAAATGTGTAATAAAAACTAATATGACTACCAACTAGATATTAGTTGAAATTCCTATTTTAGATCTTGAAATTCCTGCTTTACAATCCCATCTTTGAcgtcgtgtatatatatatatatatatatatatatatatatatatatatatatatatatatatatatctgagtTCCTTCAATTTTTGGCTCCGAAACCATATACATCTTACTTTGAAAGACCCAGCTAGTTTAGGTGTACCTAAACTCTAGACCCAAGTCTCACATTTAGAATGCCTACTTCTTTTTGGCTTGAGTTGCCCTTTTTCAAAAGTTGAATCTAGCTGTgcaatttcatgatttttaaacTAGAAATTGAGCTCTAAAACTAaggaaaaatgacaaaaaattactttattattattattattattattattattttataatttagagtTTACCTTACCCAGTGGAGACTGCTCTTAATAGTTGGACTTCAAACCAAAATGAACTCAAAATTAGAGCTTGAATCGATCTGTCAGAGCATTGGCAATTGTTaagtctaaaatttgattagaagttaaggTTTTGGAAGTCAAAATCATTAGAGAAGTTAATCTATATTAGAATTTCTAtctaaaagtcaaaataataatataatattatatattttaataataatttttttaatttttgtttatattttacaaatatacttcatatattaatttccTCTTATCATCTCATGAAGTGACAGTAGATAATTTGagattatttaatatattttacttgtaaactTATAATCTAATACCACGTCATGGGATGATAAGagaatgatgaaaaaagaaatgataaatatattttttttattaattaataatttaatttttacttaaaattattgtttcataactatttttttcctcaatctaATTATCCAATAGAaactattgagagtatttttagagtaaaatattattttggaataaatAGTAGCTGaccaaatttaataaaaaaagattaatttattttaatttaaaagtagattcttaaaattttaaataaaaattaaaataaaattactataatatttatcactattatataaataaaaaataaaatcacaataatatttatcactattaaatataaataaaaaataaaatcactataatatttatcactattatatataaataaaaaataaaatcaatataatatttatcactattatatataaataaaaaataaaatcactataatatttatcactattatatataaataaaaaataaaatcactattatatataaataaaaaataaaatcactattatatataaataaaaaataaaatcactataatatttatcactgttatatataaataaaaaattaaattactataatatttatcactattatatataaataaaaaataaaatcaatataatatttatcactattatatataaataaaaaataaaatcactataatatttatcactattatatataaataaaaaataaaatcactatttattactattatatataaataaaaaataaaatcactattatatataaataaaaaataaaatcactattatatataaataaaaaataaaatcactataatatttatcactgttatatataaataaaaaattaaattactataatatttatcactattatatataaataaaaaataaaatcaatataatatttatcactattatatataaataaaaaataaaatcactataatatttatcactattatatataaataaaaaataaaatcactatttattactattatatataaataaaaaataaaatcactattatatataaataaaaaataaaatcactataatatttatcactgttatatataaataaaaaattaaattactataatatttatcactattatatataaataaaaaataaaatcactataatatataaataaaaaataacattactataatatttatcagtgttatatatatgaaaatataatcattataatatttatcactattatatataaattaaaaataaaataattataatatttattattattgtatataaaaagtaaaataaaatcactacaatatttattaatattaaaaaatcactataataaaatcactataatatttataggatccacacatttttcaactacctatctaaaagtcaacaattcaacatatttcacacatccaaacaactcacaATACTTTCAATGAAACccacaaactcattttaatctttactcataactattcataaatattcacaacactcaaatattctcaatgtACCCTTAGCCAACATTTGGCACTAACATTTGGCTGGGCACTGGTTAGCCGAGTTTAGACGTGGAACCAAAAAAATGCAGAAGCCAAAACGGTGGTACGGAGGTTTTAGGGGGAAAAGGAGAGATTTTTCGTGTGTCTAGTTTTCAAAATCTTGatgatttacttataaaaataaataaaaataaacatcttgatgattaaaaaaaaaatgaggcatGTCACGTCACTACGTATTGCAGACCACGTAAAAGTAGGGGTATAAGTTTAAAtcgaaaaattagaaaatcagTCTGAACTAGACCGATTTTATCGATTTTGAACAGGTCCGGTCCAGAAccagtttttaaaatgtaaaaaccggccggttccggtcttGAGATTttttagaccggaccggaccggttgattaaaaaaaataaaaaataatatttttatatataaattttatacaaaatattttaaatatatattaaatattaatataaataagttttatatataatgtataattataaatttatacattaaatgttaatactaatatataagtttataaataatactaatagtctaatatagactatagattatagttatacttataattaatactaa includes these proteins:
- the LOC108997375 gene encoding potassium transporter 5; its protein translation is MADQKEMETRETETNEGIETTAVGKNMKERKISWAKLRRVDSLNIEAGRVSSSQSHASKVSWKRTLSLAFQSIGVIYGDIGTSPLYVYKSTFADGIQHQDDILGVLSLIIYTIAFIAMLKYVFIVLWANDNGDGGTFALYSLLCRYAKVSLIPNQEPEDRELSNYRLETPSNQSRLASKIKEKLENSKTAQILLFIVTIMGTSMVIGDGILTPSISVLSAVDGIHSLGTDAVVGISVAILIVLFSVQRFGTDKVGFSFAPIIFLWFLVISGIGLHNLFKYEVGVLRAFNPAYIIDYLKRNGKRGWISLGGVFLCITGTEAMFADLGHFNVQAVQISFSCITFPALLTAYSGQAAYLRKFPGNVYNTFYDSIPDRIYWPTFVVAVAAAIIASQAMISGAFAILSQSQNLGCFPRIKVVHTSAKYEGQVYIPEANYFLMIACVIVTVAFKTTDKIGNAYGIAVVTVMLITTSLLSLIMLVIWKTRIWKIALFFVVFASIEGIYLSSVLYKFTQGGFLPLVFALVLMTIMAIWHYVHKERYMFELRNKVSSEFIKELAVNPNIKRVPGMGFLYSELVQGIPPIFPHFISNIPSIHSVLVCVSIKSLPISKVVVEERFLFRQVEPREYHMFRCVVRYGYNDVIEEPEEFERQLVEQLKEFIRHEHFMLEEGTTEQIAEPVNLQHSSLLVKDGKARGSAVHTEESLQLPNPSGVSSGSNSIQSVNAAKSTNSSNRIVSVPIQGVEEEMQFVQKAMENGVVYLLGEAEVVAEQKASFLKKIVVNHAYSFLRKNFRQGEKVLAIPHARLVRVGMTYEI